From Thalassovita sp.:
TCAATCAGGAACCTATCTAAGGCGATCCCCCTGCCGGGTGCAAGCACCCAAGCCGTGACCTGCCAAGCAAAACGGGCCCCGAAGGGCCCGCTGAAATCACGCTTTGATCGAGGTTGCGATCAGTTGTCGAAATCGACGGTTTCGATCAATTTCAGGGCGGTGCCGCGCAGTTTAGCCAGATCCATCAGGTTGACCTCATCCGCCGTGAAGCTGCCCCAGCTTTTGACCAGACCGTCGGCTTCGGTGCCCGGTGCAATAGGGTATTCGAAGTTGGCTTCGGCGTAAATTTCCTGTGCAACGGGTGACGTCAGGAATTCCATCATCTTCAGCGCGTTTTCACGGTTCGGGGCGGCTTTGGTCATGGCGACGCCCGAGATGTTCACGTGGGTGCCAGCGTTTTCAAAGGTCGGGAAAACGATGTTCACGCTTTCGGCCCAGGCTTTCTGCTCAGGGTCTTTCAGCATTTTGCCCATGTAGTAGGTGTTGCCGACCGAGATGTCGCATTCGCCGGACCAGATCGCCTTGACCTGCGCGCGGTCGTTGCCTTGCGGTTTGCGCGCCAGGTTGGCTTTGACGCCTTCCAGCCAGGTTTTGGCACCTTCTTCACCAAGGTGGTGGATGACGGCGGTGGTCAGCGCGACGTTATAGGCATGGGTGCCCGAACGGGTGCAGTAGCGGCCTTTCCACTTGGGGTCGGCCAGATCTTCGTAGGTGGTGATGTCACCCTCGGCCACGCGGTCCTTTGAGACGTAGAAGATCCGGGCGCGTGTGGTCAGGCCCCACCAGTGGCCTTCGGGGTCGCGGTAGGTGGCGGGCACGTTGGCCTCCAGCACGTCGGAGTCGACGGCCTGGGTCACACCGGCGTTAACCACTGCGCTGAGACGCGAGATATCAACGGTGAAGACCAGATCGGCGGGCGAACGGTCGCCTTCAGCCTGCAGGCGTTCAACCATGCCCTTTTTCAGGTAGGCCACATTGACCTTGATGCCTGTTTCGGCGGTGAACGCATCGGTCAGCGGCTTGATCAGCTCAGGCTGGCGATAGGAATAAACGTTCACAACCTCTTCGGCGACGGCCGGAGCGGCAACAGCCAGGCCCAGAGCGGAGAGCGCAGCAAATTTCATTTGTTTGAACATGGTCGAACCTCATTGGGATCTATTGGGATGATTGCGTTAAATAATCCTGCCTGCGCCCGGTCAATACCTGAATTAAAAAATCAGGTACTGGTCTTGGCTGCTTTCTCCTCCAGTTTCACCGCATCCCAGAGGGCATCCATCTCTTCCAATGTGCTGTCCTGGGGGCGTTTTCCGTCTGCGGCCAGCCGCGCCTCGACCCCTTCGAAACGGCGAATAAATTTGGTGTTTGCGGCGCGCAGGGCGGCCTCAGGCTCCACCTCAAAATGGCGGGCCAGATTGGCCATGACGAACAGCAGATCGCCAAATTCTTCTTCGACCTCAGCCTGGGTCAGCGTGTCGCGGGCCTCAACCAGTTCGCCGGCTTCCTCAACGATCTTGTCCAGAACGTTTCTGGCATCGGGCCAGTCAAACCCAACCCGTGCGGCGCGTTTTTGCAGCTTCACCGCGCGCAGCAACGCGGGCAGGCCCACCGCGACACCATCCAATGTGCCTTGCTGGGCTTTGCCTGCGCGTTCCGCCGCTTTGATGGTTTCCCAATCCTTGGTCTGCTGTTCTGCCGATTTGTCGCGGTTTTCGTCGCCAAAAACATGCGGATGGCGGGCCACCATTTTGTCAGACATGGTGTCGGCCACCTCATCAAAGGTGAACAGGCCAGCCTCTTCGGCCATCTGGGCATGAAAGACGGATTGGAACAGCAGGTCGCCCAGCTCTCCCTTCAACTCACCCCATTCCTGCCGTTCGATCGCATCGGCGACCTCATAGGCTTCCTCAATCGTGTAGGGCGCAATGGTGGCAAAGTTCTGCTCAATATCCCAGGGGCAGCCGGTTTCAGGATCGCGCAGGGCCCGCATGATTTCCAAGAGACGGTCCATCCCACCGTTTGGATCATGGATCAGGGCGTCGTTGCGGGGGCTTGTCATCTGCGCTCTCCTTCAGAGGGTGTTGCCGGCAGATTAGGCAAAGCGCGCCGGAGAGGGAAGCCGCAGAAGGGTGCGTGTGGCAGAAGAACGAGTGCCCCCATTTGCAACGCCGTCAATCCGCGCTAGACCAACGCCAAGAGACTACATCTGGGAGCAACTGACATGCCCGTCATCAACCGCATCGCCGGTTTCGCCGAGGATATGACCGCCTGGCGTCGCCATCTTCATGAAAACCCTGAACTGGGCTTTGACTGTTTTGAAACCGCCGCTTTCGTTGAGGGGAAACTGCGCGAGTTTGGCATCACCGAGATTCACACAGGCATCGCCAAAACCGGGGTTGTGGCGCTGATCCGCGGGCAGGGCGATAGCGAAAATGGTCCCGTGATCGGGCTGCGTGCAGACATGGACGCGCTGCCGATGCCAGAGGAAACCGGGCTGCCCTATGCCTCCAAGGTGGAGGGCAAGATGCACGCCTGCGGCCATGACGGTCATACCACGATGCTGCTGGGTGCCGCGAAATACCTGAATGAAACCAAAAACTTCTCAGGCACTGTTGCGCTGATCTTCCAGCCCGCCGAAGAAGATGGCGGCGGCGGCGGTGTCATGGTCGAAGAGGGTGTGATGGACCGGTTTGGCATCGATCAGGTCTACGGTATCCACAACGCGCCCGGCGTGCCCTTCGGTATGATGCAGACCACACCGGGGCCGATCATGGCGGCGGTGGACACCTTCCACATCAATATCACCGGTGTTGGCGGTCATGGCGCGCAGCCACATGTCAGCAAGGATCCGGTTGTGGCGGCCGTGGGCATCGTGCAGGCCATTCAGACGATTTCCAGCCGCAACCACTATGCGCTAAACGATCTGGTGATCTCGGTCACGCAGATCCACACCGGGTCGGCGGAAAACGTCATCCCGGAAACCGCCTATATCAACGGCACCGTGCGCACCTTTGACAAGGATGTGCAGAAACTTGTCATGCAGCGGATGCAGGAAATCTGTGACGGCATGGGCCCGGCCTACGGGGTTGAGGCCAAGCTGGACTATGAGGTCTGGTATCCCGCCACCATCAACGATGCCGCCAAAACCGCCTTTGCCGCCGATGTCGCGCGTGAGGTTGTGGGTGGTGAAAACGTGCAGGATGACATCAGCCGCGAAATGGGGGCGGAGGATTTCTCCTACATGCTGGAGGCGCGGCCGGGCGCTTACCTGTTCCTTGGCGCAGGTGAAGGCGCTGCGGTGCATAACACCAAATATAACTTCAACGATGAGATCAGCCCGATCGGCGCGTCCTTCTTTGTCAGATTGGTGGAAACGGCGCAGCCGGTTTGATCTGTATCGGGGGCAGCACGACGCGTGTGCTGATCCCGCATTGACCTTGGCGGGGGTCTTGATAGAATTTGATCAAATTTGGATCCATCTCATAGAGGGAGGCAGCCACAATGGCGCTGGAAGATGCAAAACACCAAGTAGATGAGGCGTTTACCCGCGAAGATCTGCGTGGCTTGACCTATGAAAACACCTTTGGTGGCGCGCCGTCCTTCCTGCGCCGCAAATACACCAAGGATCTGACCGGTGTGGATCTGGCCGTCACCGGGGTGCCCTTTGACCATGCGGTGACCAACCGTCCCGGCACCCGCTTTGGCCCGCGTGCCATTCGTGAAGCCAGCGCCTTGCAGTCACCGGATCCCGCCTATGGTTGGGATGGCTATGATGCACTGAGTGAGCTGAGCATCGTGGATTATGGCGATGTGGCCTATGACTACGCCAAAATCGCTGAATTTCCCGGCGTGCTGGAGGAGCATATCCGCACCATCCTGAAGGCCGGTGTTGGCACCATCACCCTGGGCGGTGACCACTTCAT
This genomic window contains:
- a CDS encoding Fe(3+) ABC transporter substrate-binding protein, which translates into the protein MKFAALSALGLAVAAPAVAEEVVNVYSYRQPELIKPLTDAFTAETGIKVNVAYLKKGMVERLQAEGDRSPADLVFTVDISRLSAVVNAGVTQAVDSDVLEANVPATYRDPEGHWWGLTTRARIFYVSKDRVAEGDITTYEDLADPKWKGRYCTRSGTHAYNVALTTAVIHHLGEEGAKTWLEGVKANLARKPQGNDRAQVKAIWSGECDISVGNTYYMGKMLKDPEQKAWAESVNIVFPTFENAGTHVNISGVAMTKAAPNRENALKMMEFLTSPVAQEIYAEANFEYPIAPGTEADGLVKSWGSFTADEVNLMDLAKLRGTALKLIETVDFDN
- the mazG gene encoding nucleoside triphosphate pyrophosphohydrolase, with amino-acid sequence MTSPRNDALIHDPNGGMDRLLEIMRALRDPETGCPWDIEQNFATIAPYTIEEAYEVADAIERQEWGELKGELGDLLFQSVFHAQMAEEAGLFTFDEVADTMSDKMVARHPHVFGDENRDKSAEQQTKDWETIKAAERAGKAQQGTLDGVAVGLPALLRAVKLQKRAARVGFDWPDARNVLDKIVEEAGELVEARDTLTQAEVEEEFGDLLFVMANLARHFEVEPEAALRAANTKFIRRFEGVEARLAADGKRPQDSTLEEMDALWDAVKLEEKAAKTST
- a CDS encoding M20 aminoacylase family protein: MPVINRIAGFAEDMTAWRRHLHENPELGFDCFETAAFVEGKLREFGITEIHTGIAKTGVVALIRGQGDSENGPVIGLRADMDALPMPEETGLPYASKVEGKMHACGHDGHTTMLLGAAKYLNETKNFSGTVALIFQPAEEDGGGGGVMVEEGVMDRFGIDQVYGIHNAPGVPFGMMQTTPGPIMAAVDTFHINITGVGGHGAQPHVSKDPVVAAVGIVQAIQTISSRNHYALNDLVISVTQIHTGSAENVIPETAYINGTVRTFDKDVQKLVMQRMQEICDGMGPAYGVEAKLDYEVWYPATINDAAKTAFAADVAREVVGGENVQDDISREMGAEDFSYMLEARPGAYLFLGAGEGAAVHNTKYNFNDEISPIGASFFVRLVETAQPV